The following is a genomic window from Paenibacillus thiaminolyticus.
GTACTGCATCCAGCCGATCACTTTCCGTTCGAAATAGATCGCATACGTGACGAAGCCCAGAACGGCAAGCAGCATGACAATGGCCCAGCCCAGGAAGATGAAGGCATTCGTCCAGGTGAGCGATTGTTGGATTAGGTCTTGCACTAGCAATCCACCTCCCCGACGACGATATCAACTCCGCCCAATATCGTAATAAGGTTCGTCATCGTCTCTCCGACGAGCAGCTTCGGCAGGATTTGCAGGTTGACGAAGGATGGACGCCGGAACTTCAAGCGATAAGGCTCCTGCTTGCCCCGGGATACGATATAGCAGCCGATCTCGCCGCGCGGCGACTCAATCCGCGCATAGATCTCCCCTTCCGGCGGGCGGATGACGCGCGGCACCTTGCCCATCGTCTCGCCTTCACTCGGGAATTGTTCCACCGCCTGCTCCAGAATGCGCAGGCTCTGGCGAATCTCCTCCAGCCGGAGGACGTACCGCGTGTAGCAATCGCCGCCCGTCCCCACCGGGACATCGAATTCAAACCGATCGTACAGGCTGTATGGCTCATCCTTCCGCAGATCCCACTTCACGCCGGTGCAGCGAAGATTCGCTCCGCTCAGCCCATAGGCGATAGCGGTCTCCGCATCATAGGTTCCGATACCTCTGATCCGGGCCAAAAAGATCTCATTCCCGCTTACCAGCTTGTCGTATTCCTTCAATCGCTTGCGCATGTAAGGAATGAAGTCGCGCACCTTGTCAATCCAGCCCGGCGGAGCGTCCCACTTGACGCCGCCGACCCGCATGTAGTTGTAGGTCAGCCGCGCGCCGCACAGCTCGTTGAACAGATCGATGATGATTTCGCGATCGCGGAACGCATACAGGAACGGGCTCATCGCCCCGATATCCAGCAGGTAGGTGCCCCACCAGACGAGATGGCTGGCCACGCGCTGCAGCTCCATTACGATCAGCCGGAGAAAGTCGGCGCGTTCCGGTATTTCCAACTGCATCATTTTCTCGACGGCATGGACAAGCACATAGTTATTCGTCATCGCGGACACGTAGTCCATTCTATCAGTATAAGGGATAATTTGCGTGTAGTTGAGGTTCTCGGCCAGCTTCTCCGTCCCCCGGTGCAGGTAGCCCATCACAGGGGTCGCTTCCTTAATCACTTCACCGTCAAGCTTCACGACAATGCGAAAAACGCCATGCGTGCTCGGATGCTGAGGACCGACGTTCAAGAGCAGTTCTTCTGTGCGAATCAAGGGTGATTACACCTCCGAATCCAACGGCTCGTAGTCTTTGCGCAGCGGGTGGCCGACCCAATCGTCCGGCATCATGATGCGGCGTAAATCAGGATGTCCGGTAAAATCGATGCCCAGCAGGTCATACACTTCCCGTTCACACCAATTCGCGGTAGGCCAGATCGGCGTTACTGAAGCAATGGACGGCTGCTCGCGATCGGTCTTGACATGAACGGCCGCCTCGGCCTTCGTAGATAAATTGATGAAATAGTACACAACCTCGAGATGTGTCTCACGGTCTACGCCAGCCAGATTCCGTAAGTAACTGCAGGACCACTCCGGATGATGCCGAAGCAGGCTTGCACAAGCCAGCCAATGCTCATTCTTCACGGTAATCGTCGGCAAATGCCCGTTCTCTTCATTGATGACAGCCTCCTCCACCGCATCCTCGGCCACCTCCGCCTTCAGCAGGGCGACCAGCCCATCAAGTACGGGCTGCTTCGGAGAAGGCTCCTTCGGCTTCGGCGGCTCCTCGGTCGCCTTCGCCCGCGGCGCGCGTGCCGGCCGCTCAGGCTTGTCGCCGGCTGCGGCAGCCGCTGCCCGGGCAGGCCGTTCGCCCGCAGCTCCTGCGGCGTCCGCGCCTCCTTCGGCCGCGGCCTTCGCCTTCGCGGCGCGCCGCTCCTCCGCCCCCTTCAGGCGGGCGGCCTTCTCCTCCTCGCTAAGCGGCGCGCGCTTCGCCTTGTCCGCCGGCGCTGGCGGTTCAGCATCCTCCGGCTTCGGCGCAACTGCTTCCGCTAGTTCCGCTTCCTTCCCTTCCTGTGCGGCAGAAGGATCCTCGACTTTACCGCTGGCGGCAGCAATCTCATTCTCGTTGTGCCCGGCTTCTCTCACCTGTACATCTGTCTCGGCTTGATCGGTTTCCTTCACCCGTACGTCTTTTTTAGCTTGATCGGGTTCCTCAACCTTCACAGCCTTGCCGGTCTGATCTTCTTTCACGGCCTTGCCGGGCCTTGCAACCTTCTCTTCCTTCTCAGCTTCTATCGGCGGCTGAACCGCCTCCTGATCCTTCTTCTCCTCGCTCACGCATCCGTCACCCGCTTTCCCGTCTTCGCTTCGTAGCGGATTTTCGCTTGCAGCTTGTTAATGCCGTAAATCAATGCCGCCGGATTCGGCGGGCAACCCGGTATGTAAATATCGACCGGAACAATCTGATCTACGCCTTTGATGACCGCATACGATTTGACATAAGGCCCGCCGGCCGTCGCGCAGGAGCCCATGGCGATGACCCATTTCGGCTCAGGCATCTGATCGTACAGCCGCTTCAACAGCGGACCCATCTTCTTCGTTACCGTTCCGGACACGATCATGACATCCGACTGGCGGGGAGAGGTCCGGAAGATGACGCCGAAGCGGTCCAGATCATAGTGCGAAGCACCGGTGCCCATCATCTCGATCGCGCAGCAGGCAAGACCGAACGTCAAAGGCCATAGCGAGTTGCTGCGCGCCCACCCCTTCAATTGCTCCAACGTCCCGAAAAAAACGTTGCGCTCCAGCTCCTGCCGTTCTTCCAACGTGATTGATTCTAAAGAGAGTCCCATCGAAACACCTTCTTTTTCCAGGCGTAAATTAGACCAACCAACAGCAATCCGACAAAAATCAGCATCTCAACCAGCGCGAACAGACCAAGCTGCTTGTACGCAACCGCCCACGGGTACAAGAAAACGGTTTCCACATCGAAAATGACAAACATAAGCGCAAACAAATAGTACCGAATGTTAAATCGAACTTGTCCCACACCAACCGGATCGTTACCGCTTTCATACGTTGTTTGTTTCATGTCTGTCGGCTTCTTCGGCCTGAGCAGCCGGCCTGCTGTCAGAGCGGCCACCGGCAGAAAAATCCCGAGTCCGATAAAAATGGCCACGATGACGTAATTGTTGATGTACTCCAAAGACATCCCCTCCGTCGCAGCTATCGTATTACAGACAACCCTGTATTGAATTGTTCTAAACCCGCCACAATTATAACAAAACCTACCAATCCCGTCTATGCAATTCCTGGCATAATCTGTATTCCTTTTCGTAGAGCGGCAATTGGACATATTGATATATTTTATTCATCGTAACGGGCCAATAGAAGCATTTCAAAGAAGCTGTCGTGACAATATAGACATATTCGTTCGAATATAAATCCAGAGAGGTAAACCCTATTAATACTATCGGATTAGAAAGAATGATGTAAAAGAATGATGTGAGATTCATCGTTGAGGTAACGTTGTTGCGGAATGCTTGCATCGAATGTCCGCACCCAACGGAAGCCGGGGCGGCTGCGTTCCACTAACCTGGGGTCAATTCCGGCGGCAAGGCGACGCGCAAGCCCTCCGGATACAAATCAAGCCGAGACGCGAACAGCGCCTCGGCTTGAGTCTATTATCGTGACACGTTCCGTTGGGACACTTGGATCCGTGTTACGGCACGTTGGAGTGACAATTCCGCACGGCGGAAATCGACGTGATCCTGTTTGCTCCGTTGAGCCATTGCCAGGCGTTGTTCCGCACGCGCCTTTGCTGCCTTCGCGCGCTCGATGTCGATCTCTTCCGGCAGCTCCGCGCTTTCCGCAAGGACAACGACCTTGTCTCTGCGTACTTCCACGAATCCGCCATGAACAGCAAGCCATAGATCCTTGCTGCCTGTCTTAATCTTCATCGGCCCGACCTGCAGCGGCGTTACCATCGGGATATGTCCTGCCAAAATGCCGAGTTCACCTTCCACGCCCTTGACGGTAATCATGTTCACTTGATCCTCGAACACTTTATGCTCGGGTGTGACGATTTCCAATAAAAAGGTGCTCACTGCGGTTCCTCCTTCCGTTCCATCCGGAACTATCCGTTCCGGACAGCCCGTTTCACGTCAAGCCGCTTACAGCGTCTTTGCCTTCTCCACCGCTTCTTCGATGGTGCCCACGAACAGGAATGCCGCTTCCGGAAGGTCGTCGTGCTTGCCGTCGAGAATTTCCTTGAAGCTGCGAACCGTTTCCTTGACCGGCACGTATTTCCCGGAAATGTTCGTGAACTGCTCGGCAACGTGGAACGGCTGGGACAGGAAGCGTTGAATCTTCCGCGCCCGGGCAACCGTCAGCTTGTCATCCTCCGACAGCTCATCCATACCGAGAATGGCGATAATATCTTGCAGTTCTTTGTAGCGTTGAAGAAGCTTCTTCACGTCTTGCGCCACATCATAGTGCTCCTTGCCGACGATATCCGGCGACAGAGCGCGGGATGAAGAAGACAGCGGATCGACCGCCGGGAAAATACCCATTTCGGAAATTTTCCGGTCCAGGTTCGTCGTCGCGTCCAAGTGAGCGAACGTCGTCGCCGGCGCCGGGTCCGTATAGTCATCCGCAGGAACGTAGATTGCCTGAATGGATGTAACGGAACCTTTTTTGGTCGACGTGATCCGTTCCTGCAATTGTCCCATCTCGGTTGCCAGCGTCGGCTGGTAACCTACCGCGGAAGGCATGCGGCCCAACAGGGCGGATACTTCGGAGCCCGCTTGCGTGAATCGGAAAATGTTATCGATGAAGAGCAGCACGTCGCGGCCTTCTTCGTCACGGAAATATTCCGCCATCGTCAGACCGGTCAAAGCAACGCGCAGACGCGCTCCAGGCGGTTCGTTCATCTGACCGAACACCATCGCGGTCTTGTTGATAACGCCGGAGTCTCTCATCTCATGATAGAGGTCGTTCCCTTCACGAGTACGCTCGCCTACGCCGGCGAAGACGGAAATCCCGCCGTGCTCCTGCGCGATGTTGTTGATAAGCTCCTGTATTGTAACGGTTTTACCTACGCCCGCACCGCCGAAGAGGCCGATCTTACCGCCTTTGACGTACGGAGCAAGCAAGTCGATGACCTTAATCCCGGTCTCCAGAATCTCCGCTTGCGTCGTCAGCTCATCGAAGCTAGGAGCCGGCTTATGAATCGGGCTGGACAGCTCGCGGCTGACGTCCCCCGCATTGTCAATCGTATTGCCCAGCACGTTGAAGACACGGCCCAATGTCACCGCGCCTACCGGTACTGTAATCGGATGTCCCAAATCGGTTGCTTCCATGCCGCGCACCAGACCATCTGTCGAAGACATCGCGACGCAGCGCACTACGTCATCGCCCAGATGGACGGATGCTTCCAATGTCAAGTCGATGTCAGGCGCGCCAGGAGTCGTCGATTTTCGTTCAATCTTGATCGCGTTCAAAATCTCCGGAAGTTGACCGCGTTCGAACTCAATGTCGACAACCGGACCGGTTACGCTAATCACGCGTCCTTTGTTCATCTCGTTCCCTCCTACTGAAAAACTTGCGCTATCCCGTTATCCGCTAAGCTTGAGCGTTCGCTCCAGCTACGATTTCAGAAATTTCCTGCGTGATCGCCGCTTGGCGCGCACGGTTATAAGACAATGTCAGCGAGTTGATCATCTTCGTCGCATTCTTCGTCGCGCTGCCCATAGCGGTCATCTGCGCGCCGAATTCGCTTGCCTTCGCATCCAGCAGCGCGCTGTAGATGAGCGTCTCTGCATATTTCGGAAGCAGATCATGCAGCACCACCTCCGGCGAAGGTTCATACTCATAACTGGTGGCTTCTCCGCTCAATGCGTCATCATCCAATGGAAGAAGACGCTTCTCGACCGGCACCTGCGTGATCGCGTTGACGAATTCGTTATAGAACAGGTTGAGCTCGTCGTACTGCTCTTCTTCGAAATATTTCACAGCTTTATAAGCTATCGTTTTAATATTCGCGAAGGTTGGGGAATCCGGCAGCTCCGTCACGACCTCCACCATCGGCATTTCCCGTCTGCGGAAGTAATCGCGGCCTTTGCGCCCGATGACGAACAATGCATATTCATCTGGCGAACGGTGACGCTCGTTAATGACCTGCATCACTTTGCGGAGCACGTTGGCATTATAGCCGCCCTTCAATCCGCCGTCGGAAGTAATGACGAGATATCCCGTCTTCTTCACCGGACGCTTCGCGAGCATCGGATGCTGAATGCCTTGCGTGCCTGCGGCGATGCTGGAGACGACTTCCTTGAGCTTATCCGCATAAGGACGAGCCGCTTCCGCCTTCTCCTGCGCGCGGCGAAGCTTCGCTGCCGCAACCATCTCCATTGCCTTCGTTATCTGCCGTGTACTCTGTACACTCTTGATCTGACGTCGTATTTCGAGAATCCCTTTAGCCATTTACCTTCACCTGCCTTTCACACTTTGCGGAGGCAAAGCGGAATTCATCCCTGTGCAGGCCGGGCCGCCATTGGCTTCCCGGCTTGCCTGTTTACTCTATAATCAGCCCGACACGGCGAAGCTCTTCTTGAACTTGGCGATCGCTTGCACCAGTGCCTCTTCATTTTCTTTGCTCAAATCTTTCGTATCCCGGATCGATTGATAGATTTCATCGTTGTTCGATTGCAGGTACATATGAAGCTCCTGCTCGAAGCGAAGAACATCCTTAACCGGAATATCGTCGACATGGCCTCTCGTCGCCGTATAGATGCTGACGACCTGCTTCTCGACCGGAAGCGGCTCGTTGACACCCTGCTTCAGGATTTCCATCAGACGGGCGCCGCGCTCCAGGCGGGCGAGGGTCGATTTGTCCAGATCGGAACCGAACTGGGAGAATGCCTGCAACTCGCGGTATTGGGCCAGATCCAGCTTCAGTGTGCCGGCGACCTTCTTCATCGCCTTGATCTGAGCCGATCCCCCTACGCGGGATACGGAAATACCGACGTTAACCGCCGGACGCTGGCCGGCAAAGAACAGATCGGACTCAAGGAAGATCTGTCCGTCCGTAATCGAGATGACGTTCGTCGGAATGTACGCCGATACGTCATTCGCTTGCGTCTCGATGAACGGCAATGCCGTCAAGGAGCCGCCCCCATTCTCATCGCTCAGCTTCGCTGCACGCTCCAGCAAGCGGGAATGGAGATAAAAGACGTCGCCCGGATATGCCTCGCGGCCCGGAGGACGGCGAAGGAGCAAGGAGAGCTCGCGGTATGCCGCCGCTTGCTTGGTCAGGTCGTCGTATACGACCAGTACGTGCTCGCCTTTGTACATGAAATACTCGCCCATCGCGCAGCCTGCGTACGGTGCCAAGAAGAGAAGCGGCGCCGGTTCGGATGCCGCTGCCGTAACGACAATCGTATATTCCAATGCGCCGTGGCGGCGCAGGGTTTCCACGACTTGAGCTACGGTCGATTGCTTTTGGCCGATAGCGACGTAAATACATTTTACGCCGTTGCCTTTTTGGTTAATAATTGTATCGATAGCGATGGTCGTCTTACCGGTCTGACGGTCGCCGATGATCAGCTCCCGCTGTCCGCGGCCGATTGGCACCATCGAGTCAATCGCTTTAATCCCGGTTTGCATTGGCTCATGAACCGATTTACGGTCAATGACGCCTGGCGCGTTCGATTCCACCGGACGGAATTCGGTCGTCGCGATTTCTCCCTTGCCGTCAACCGGCTGTCCGAGCGAATTCACGACGCGGCCGAGCAGCGCTTCGCCTACCGGCACTTCCATAATGCGTCCCGTACGCTTGACTTGATCCCCTTCGCGAATATCGGTATAAGGACCAAGAATAACGATACCAACGTTGCCTGCCTCCAGGTTGAGAGCCATGCCTACGACGCCGTTGGAGAACTCCAGAAGCTCCCCGGACATGCAATTCTCCAAACCGTGAACGCGGGCGATTCCGTCACCGACATTGATAACCGTGCCGACTTCGGCCACTTCGATCTCAGCCTTGTAGTTCTCAATTTGACTTTTAATCAGTGTGCTGATTTCTTCAGGTCTGATGCTCAATTCGCTTCACCCCATTCTTCCGTGCTTATATCGTTTAACGTACTTGTGTTTTCAACGTTTTTTGAATACGTTCCAGTTGGCCGGACAAGCTTCCGTCATACAAGACGTCGCCGATGCGCACCTTCATGCCGCCGATGATCGAAGCATCGACCACATTGTGAACGCGGATCGTCTTGTTGAGCATCTGTCCGAACTGGGCGGCAACCTCTTGCTTCCCGGCCTCGTCCAGCGGAAAGGCAGTAGTCACGTAGGCATCAGTCACGCCGGTCGCTTCGCCGACGATGCGGACGAAGTGAGTCTCCAGCTCGGGAAGGATGCGGATGCGCCCCCGTTCCGTCAGGAGCAGCAGCGTATTCAGGACAATCTCGGATACTTCGCCTTCGAACGCCTGCCGAAGAATGGCCTGCTTCACGCTGACATCAATATTTGGCGCGGAGAACAGGACGTACAGTTCCGAAGTCGAGTTCATGACTTCAACGACAGCCTTCAACTGCTGTTCGGTCTCGGCAACGGCTTTGCGCTCAGATGCCAGATCGAACAACGCTTTGGCATAACGTTTCGCTATATCTTTGCTCATTGTTTGCCCCCTACCTCTTTCAGGTACTGGCCAACCAATTGATCTTGATCCTTTTCATCCACCTGCTTCTGCAGAAGCTTCGAGGCGATGGCGACAGACATGCCGCTGACTTCATTGCGCAGGGCAGCCACAGCCTTGTTCTTCTCGCTCTCGATATCGCGGGCTGCTTCTTCCTTCAA
Proteins encoded in this region:
- the atpG gene encoding ATP synthase F1 subunit gamma → MAKGILEIRRQIKSVQSTRQITKAMEMVAAAKLRRAQEKAEAARPYADKLKEVVSSIAAGTQGIQHPMLAKRPVKKTGYLVITSDGGLKGGYNANVLRKVMQVINERHRSPDEYALFVIGRKGRDYFRRREMPMVEVVTELPDSPTFANIKTIAYKAVKYFEEEQYDELNLFYNEFVNAITQVPVEKRLLPLDDDALSGEATSYEYEPSPEVVLHDLLPKYAETLIYSALLDAKASEFGAQMTAMGSATKNATKMINSLTLSYNRARQAAITQEISEIVAGANAQA
- the atpD gene encoding F0F1 ATP synthase subunit beta, whose translation is MNKGRVISVTGPVVDIEFERGQLPEILNAIKIERKSTTPGAPDIDLTLEASVHLGDDVVRCVAMSSTDGLVRGMEATDLGHPITVPVGAVTLGRVFNVLGNTIDNAGDVSRELSSPIHKPAPSFDELTTQAEILETGIKVIDLLAPYVKGGKIGLFGGAGVGKTVTIQELINNIAQEHGGISVFAGVGERTREGNDLYHEMRDSGVINKTAMVFGQMNEPPGARLRVALTGLTMAEYFRDEEGRDVLLFIDNIFRFTQAGSEVSALLGRMPSAVGYQPTLATEMGQLQERITSTKKGSVTSIQAIYVPADDYTDPAPATTFAHLDATTNLDRKISEMGIFPAVDPLSSSSRALSPDIVGKEHYDVAQDVKKLLQRYKELQDIIAILGMDELSEDDKLTVARARKIQRFLSQPFHVAEQFTNISGKYVPVKETVRSFKEILDGKHDDLPEAAFLFVGTIEEAVEKAKTL
- a CDS encoding NuoB/complex I 20 kDa subunit family protein: MGLSLESITLEERQELERNVFFGTLEQLKGWARSNSLWPLTFGLACCAIEMMGTGASHYDLDRFGVIFRTSPRQSDVMIVSGTVTKKMGPLLKRLYDQMPEPKWVIAMGSCATAGGPYVKSYAVIKGVDQIVPVDIYIPGCPPNPAALIYGINKLQAKIRYEAKTGKRVTDA
- a CDS encoding NADH-quinone oxidoreductase subunit A, whose product is MSLEYINNYVIVAIFIGLGIFLPVAALTAGRLLRPKKPTDMKQTTYESGNDPVGVGQVRFNIRYYLFALMFVIFDVETVFLYPWAVAYKQLGLFALVEMLIFVGLLLVGLIYAWKKKVFRWDSL
- a CDS encoding NADH-quinone oxidoreductase subunit D, with product MIRTEELLLNVGPQHPSTHGVFRIVVKLDGEVIKEATPVMGYLHRGTEKLAENLNYTQIIPYTDRMDYVSAMTNNYVLVHAVEKMMQLEIPERADFLRLIVMELQRVASHLVWWGTYLLDIGAMSPFLYAFRDREIIIDLFNELCGARLTYNYMRVGGVKWDAPPGWIDKVRDFIPYMRKRLKEYDKLVSGNEIFLARIRGIGTYDAETAIAYGLSGANLRCTGVKWDLRKDEPYSLYDRFEFDVPVGTGGDCYTRYVLRLEEIRQSLRILEQAVEQFPSEGETMGKVPRVIRPPEGEIYARIESPRGEIGCYIVSRGKQEPYRLKFRRPSFVNLQILPKLLVGETMTNLITILGGVDIVVGEVDC
- a CDS encoding F0F1 ATP synthase subunit delta yields the protein MSKDIAKRYAKALFDLASERKAVAETEQQLKAVVEVMNSTSELYVLFSAPNIDVSVKQAILRQAFEGEVSEIVLNTLLLLTERGRIRILPELETHFVRIVGEATGVTDAYVTTAFPLDEAGKQEVAAQFGQMLNKTIRVHNVVDASIIGGMKVRIGDVLYDGSLSGQLERIQKTLKTQVR
- a CDS encoding F0F1 ATP synthase subunit epsilon yields the protein MSTFLLEIVTPEHKVFEDQVNMITVKGVEGELGILAGHIPMVTPLQVGPMKIKTGSKDLWLAVHGGFVEVRRDKVVVLAESAELPEEIDIERAKAAKARAEQRLAMAQRSKQDHVDFRRAELSLQRAVTRIQVSQRNVSR
- the atpA gene encoding F0F1 ATP synthase subunit alpha, coding for MSIRPEEISTLIKSQIENYKAEIEVAEVGTVINVGDGIARVHGLENCMSGELLEFSNGVVGMALNLEAGNVGIVILGPYTDIREGDQVKRTGRIMEVPVGEALLGRVVNSLGQPVDGKGEIATTEFRPVESNAPGVIDRKSVHEPMQTGIKAIDSMVPIGRGQRELIIGDRQTGKTTIAIDTIINQKGNGVKCIYVAIGQKQSTVAQVVETLRRHGALEYTIVVTAAASEPAPLLFLAPYAGCAMGEYFMYKGEHVLVVYDDLTKQAAAYRELSLLLRRPPGREAYPGDVFYLHSRLLERAAKLSDENGGGSLTALPFIETQANDVSAYIPTNVISITDGQIFLESDLFFAGQRPAVNVGISVSRVGGSAQIKAMKKVAGTLKLDLAQYRELQAFSQFGSDLDKSTLARLERGARLMEILKQGVNEPLPVEKQVVSIYTATRGHVDDIPVKDVLRFEQELHMYLQSNNDEIYQSIRDTKDLSKENEEALVQAIAKFKKSFAVSG
- a CDS encoding NADH-quinone oxidoreductase subunit C — encoded protein: MSEEKKDQEAVQPPIEAEKEEKVARPGKAVKEDQTGKAVKVEEPDQAKKDVRVKETDQAETDVQVREAGHNENEIAAASGKVEDPSAAQEGKEAELAEAVAPKPEDAEPPAPADKAKRAPLSEEEKAARLKGAEERRAAKAKAAAEGGADAAGAAGERPARAAAAAAGDKPERPARAPRAKATEEPPKPKEPSPKQPVLDGLVALLKAEVAEDAVEEAVINEENGHLPTITVKNEHWLACASLLRHHPEWSCSYLRNLAGVDRETHLEVVYYFINLSTKAEAAVHVKTDREQPSIASVTPIWPTANWCEREVYDLLGIDFTGHPDLRRIMMPDDWVGHPLRKDYEPLDSEV